The genomic interval ATAGGTCTTCCCGTAAAGATGAAGTTAATTCCTTAATTTCCGGATGTAAGGAATTTTTTTGTCTATAAAGATATGCCGATTAATGGGAATGAGAATAGGGCTAGATTTATTTGCTTCTAAGTCTTTTGAGAATTGAAAATCCTGAAATAAAACAGCATATATAAAAGTCACCTATATTAAAACGCCCATTAATGGGATAGTGTCATGCGAAGTTTAATTTGAGACTTTAAAGAAAATTCTTTTCTTGTGTGGTAACTCATGCATCTTTTTTCTTTATAATTATTTATATTATAAAGAAATAAATGATTTTTAGATCAATATTTACTTTTTTAGTATTTTTTTTATCGGGCTGTTCTGCGCTAGAGACTGAGCAAGCGCAGACAGACGATGCAAGCAGTAGATAGACATCCAGATTTTTGATAATCTGAGAAAATTTCATGGTAAGACGGTCGTGATTTCATGCTATAAGGGTCCGCATCTTTATAAATTAAAAGAGGTGCAGAGTAGAATAGAACTGCCTGGTTGGGGATCGATTTTTAACATTCTAGGTAGAATAACGGACAAACGTGTTTCTTTGATAGAAGTGAGAATAGTAATGGGGTCGACATGAGATTTTACCGGCGTTAGATTTAGAAAATATTCGGGAATGATTGACAGGATGAAATATTTGGAAGACATCAATGAAAATTCTGCATTTTATGCATATATAGAGTCTCATTCCAACCCTAACATAAAAAGAGATAGGATACCCAAGAATTGCTATTCTGAAACTAGTCAATAAAGGCATAGCGATCATTAAAGTTAATGAAGATGAATGGCCTGATAAACCATACAGTTACTGGCAGTTTAAAGGGGCTACGGTATCACCATATAGTGATTATTGGTTAAATAAGGATCCTAATCGTAAGGCTAAGTATGATTTTAGATACATGCTAGCAGTAACCAGATGGCATCTTCTATCCCGTATGAATAAATTAGATCCGAATGCAGATCCTGATTGGATTCTTCTTTTATTTTAAAAGCATCCCCGTTCTTAATTCTTTTAATTTTTCCATACCATTAACCGGATATAAAGTTATCAGGACAGGCGGCGCCGACTTTTCGTAGACATATTCCACCACTGCCATCCAAGGTTCCCCGTCAATATTCGTAAAATATTTCTTAGACAACACAATATTCTTCGCTTCTTATACTGATCCAATTGTAACCAAGCCTCAGAGTGTTTTTGTAATATTTCTGTCAGTTTAGGCAGGGCTTGGCTTCTTCTGTTCCATTCCTTATCGATATGACGTACTAAATATTCAGGGTGTCATGCAAAGTGTAAAATGTCACTCGAACAAGTACAGATAAAACAAGCTTTTAGGGTCAAAAACAAGCATGTCTGTGAGGACATCGGGGATTTAATAATTAAATTTTGATTAAATTCTAGTTTAGTACTGGAAAAATAAGGATTTCAAGTCCATACAAAACTTGTCCGGTAATCCTAAATGCGGACATTTAAAAAATAGCTCTCCAAACGTCAAAAAAACGTTTAGAACTAATTAAATTCAAGATTTGAATTTTGTTTGTTATCTAAAAAGAGAGGATTTTCAGGTAAAAAACAACAATTTTTTAGCATAAAAAAGCCGCTTAATGCGGATATCTTCCATGAATGCCGCGTATATAGGAATTACTTATATACATGGCTTCTTGTGATGATGCAGCATGATGCTGATAATAGTGCGGATCCACCGTTCTTTGATATGGAATTCTTCGGAAAGCTCAGAATATGAGGCTCCTTGGCTCCATTATAACTATCATTCTAAAGATAAGAAACACAAGTATTTAGAGAAAATATCCCAGGTTTGGACCAATTTTAAACAAAATTTTTAAATGTCCGAAGGTCTCCGGCTCTGTTCTTAGTCTTAAAACAGTGATAAAACAGCTGTGAAACACGATAAAAAAAGAATTTAAAACTTTCTGCAATGCTTTTGAAGAGAAATTTTTTCATGTTGCAGGGTTGAAAATTAAACTTGAATTAAGAAACGCCCCATATCTAAGTTTAATAAGGTTATGGGGTGTTCAGGCAAGATTCAGGTTCTTCAGGTCTCAGATGTCTGCGGTTTTTGTTCTAAAATAGTCTCTTAAGTTAGTCAACGTTTAGTTTCGTTCGGGTGCCAAACTAAACTTATAATAGTGCCAAATCAAACTTCTCTTAACAGATAGTAAAAATTTTCCAAGATTTTTGAATAATGGAATAGATAAACAGAATGAAAAGACCCAAAGCAATAACAATTATTCCGTTGTGCCGGAAGAAATAAGCACTGCTTGGGTGGTGCTTGAAATAAACGGTAATAAACATTTTTTTGTTTGTGTTGATCCGTGAAAAGCAGCAGAAAAATATAAGAAATAAACATTAAACTTTGAGTATAAAGAATATCTTTTCATAGTGTAACGATTGTGGTGCCGTTGGTAGGCGGGCATAGAATAAAATAAAAACTGGCAATAGAATTTTGGAAGAAATTCCAATTCCATAAAAAAAGTAATCCATAGGCTGTAAATAGCAGCAAAAGATGTTACTTGAATAAAACTAATAATAGCAGGAGAATTCCAAATTTGAAAAAGAAATTTTTGAATTATCGTGTACAATATTGTATGGGTATTACTTATTTTGTTATTCTAAATCATAACCAAGGTGAGCCAGCTATCGTAAGAGACGTTTCCTGGATAACATAAAATCCAATAGATAAGCTTGATACAAAGGGTAATAAAAAACTCTTTCGGTAGAATATTTTTGTTTCATAAAAGAAAATCTAGGAAACTTATCGAACTTCTGCATAATAGTAGAAAAAATAATTAAACAAATTATTGAAAGTATTAAATATTGGATCAAAACATATAGGAAAAATGAAATATAGTATTTTAGGGAAAAAGAAGCTGCCACCTACTATAGAAAGAGTAGAGTTAGAGAGATAACAACATAATACAAAAGAAGAGAAATATGTTAGTATGATAACAGTTTTTTTTTGTAAAGTTTTGATAAATAAAGAGAAATTATTACATACAAAACAATAAGAGTAATATTCATCTCAAATTTCCCATAGTGTTTTTATTTTTTGTGGAATAGACTTTAAGGTTTTGATAGTGAATTGAATAATTTTTGAAAAAATACGTATGATTTTAGGTTTTTTTTTAGTTTGTGCTTCGAGATAATCTTTAAAATAGATGTTTCGTTTTTTTTGGATTTTCAGATCAAGAGTCCACGATCCTACAAAATGATGACATATACAAGTGTTTGAAGAGTATGCTTGAAAATTGTTGATGGAATTTGCACAGTAGGATACCACAGGTGAAAAATAATCAACAGGATAAATTTTGACATGGCCTTCTATAACTGGCTGGTCAGTCTCAATAAATCCCAAATTTTCTTGAGCAATGCCCTTTTCATAAAAATATAAATCAACAAGAAGTGGAGCAACAAACCATTTTTTCCTGCGCCAGTGCCGTAATACTCCCATATTTTCGTAAACTTTACACATAAAGTTGGTTAATTCAGAGTTCTTTTTGCTGGCCATTGAATGTGCTGTATATCCTTGAGTTTTAAATTCAAGCCCTATGAAAGCGTCATATTCCTGAGAAGCCTCTAGTTCTTCTACCAGCTGATTAAATTTTTTGCCGTTTATTACTTCTATATCGCCGTCGAGATAAATACCACCATATTCACGAAGGATCCACCAACGAAAATAATCGCTTAAAAATGCATGGTCTTTTTCTTTGAAAAGAGCTTGAGTATACTCGTTAAGATCCATAGGAAGATTTTCTGTATTCCAGTATTTTATTTGATAATTGGGTAATTCTTTTTTCCATGTTTCCAAATAATCCAAATAAATATCCTGTTTGTTGTCAAATCCAAAATAGATTCTATGCAGTACTTTGAGTGACCCCATCTTAATCTCCTATGTTTTGTTTCTGATATATTTGCTTATAGTAAAAATTTTTTTCTGATTATTTTTATTACTATATTTTTGTTTGGTAAAGATGAGCATATCATGTTTTTGATAGAACGGTATAATTTTATTATTCTTTTTTCATTAATGGAGAGGGTAGCTGTATCAGATATTAAGCTTTCATTATTGTTTATTTCAGTCAGCCAATAGATAAATTCATTCTGTAGGCCGTGTTTTATGATATATTGTTGTATTTGTATTTGTTCTTCTTTATTCATCGAGAAATATATGTTGAAATAGGCAACGGATATTTCAAATAAATATTGATGTAGTTTTTGACTTGTTTCTGGACTCGATTCTATAATGTTTTTGTTGAAAATATTAATAATTGTAGATGTAACCTGTATCGTATTTGCAATTTTTTTTTTGAATAATTCTATATCCAGTGTTTTTGACATAATTCCCACATTGCATCGGTACCAGTATAATTGATCTGGTATAGAAATGATTTTATTAACGGAGATACTGAAAGCAAGAGAAAAAATTTGTAGTAAATCTTCATAAAGAATAATATGTTGATTTTCAGGAAGCATAGGGATGAGGTTATTAATTAAAGATCTTTTGATGATGTAAAAACACATACAATTATCAAGTTTTTTTGTTAAAAGTTTTTCTATCCATTTTTTTTGTGTTAAAGAGCATTTTTGTGGTGTGAAGATTTTATTATAAGCTTTTTGTGATTTGTCAGGATGAAGGTATAAATGGGGATTTATATGGCAGATATCAGCTTGAAATTCGGTGAGTTTATGGTAGATGATTTGACAAGCTTCAGGTTTTAGGGAATCATCAGAATCTACATTTTGAATAAATTCTCCTTGTGCTATTTTGTAACCTTGTATTCTAGTATTAAGTGTTCCCATATTTTTTGGTAAATCAATAAATTTAATACGAGAATCAAGCTGTTGAAACTTTTTTACAATTTCTCTACAATTTCCAGGAGAATTATCATTAATAATAATAATTTCAATATCGTGAAGTGTTTGATTAATACACGAATGAATGCATTCTTCAAGAAATTCTTCGGTATTATATACGGGAATAATAATAGAAATTTTAGGATACATACCTTATCCTTGTTTAAATTTATAAGATATGGCTAGTTTTTAAGTTGAGAACTTAGTAATTATATACTACGATAGGCAAATTGTCAATATGAATTTTTTACTCCAATGTTTAATACCCGATTGGGGGTTTATTGAAGTTCTCTGAACAAGTAGGCTCTTCTTTGAGCCATCGCCTGTATGCACGCTCCATCTGCAATAGTCCCCTCCTTTGTTTTGTTTCTATTTTTTTGTTCTATAAAATAATTCTATATTTTTCAATAAAAGTAAAATAGCATCAGGAAAAATGATAATAGATATAGAATGACAAATATCACGTTTATTCTATATTAATAGAATAAACGTGATTTAATGGTCCAAGGCCTTTTCCAATATTTAGTCCAGATTTTAATGCACCTGTGATATAATTTTTAGCATTTTCTATACTTTGTTGTAGAGACATGTTTTTTGCTAGATTGCAGGCAATAGCAGTTGATAGTGTGCACCCTGTTCCATGAGTGTTTGGATTATTGATTTTTTCGGAGCGATACCAATAATAATTTCCATCAATATATAATAAATCATCAGCTTTATTTTTTAAATGTCCTCCTTTAATCAAAATAGGAGAAGATGTCAGTGCAGATATTTTTTTAGCAGCTAAGATCATATCATTTTCATTTTTAACAGGCAACTGAGCTAGTGTTTCTGTTTCGGCAATATTTGGGGTTATGATATTAGCGATAGGAAGCAAAGTTTTAATAATAGTCTCTATAGCTTGGCTGCATAATAAAGAACTGCCGCTTGTTGAGGTTATGACAGGATCAATAACAATATTTTTTGCATTATATTCCTTAAGCTTTGTGACAATAATATCAATAATTTCATTGCTTTGGACCATACCTATTTTAACAGCATCTGGTGGAATATCTTTGAAAATACAATCCAGTTGTAATGCAACAAAATCAGCAGTGATAGGGTATATATCATAAACTCCTGTTGTATTTTGAGCTGTTAGGGCTGTTATGGCGCTCATGGCATACATTTTGTGAGCTGTTATAGTTTTGATATCAGCTTGAATGCCTGCACCACCGCTGCAGTCAGATCCTGCGATAGTCAATACTGTTTTTATCATGAATTTCCTCCAATTACTATTTCCTGGGTCAATTTAAGCATGTTACGGGTAGCTTTTGTAATATCCGGCTGCCCGAAAATACCAGCAACAACAGCTACACCATCGATTCCTGTGCCTTTTAGTTGACGGATATTGTTAGCAGAAATTCCCCCAATGGCAACTACAGGAATCGATACTGCTTGACAGATATCTTTTAAAGTTGAATAGGTAATAATTATGGCATCAGGTTTGACAGATGTTGGGAATACTGCTCCTACACCTAAATAATCAGCTCCGTTTTTTTCTGCTAACAATGCTTCTTCAACAGTTTTCACAGAAACTCCTAATATTTTGTTTCCTATTTTTGATCTTATAATATCAGCAGGTGTATCTTCCTGTCCTACATGGATTCCATCTGCATTACAAGCAATAGCAATATCAACATTGTCATTGATAATGAATGGTATTCGATATTTTTTGCATAATTTTTTGATATTTTGTGCTTCTGATAAAAAGGTCTCATAATCGAGGTGTTTTTCACGTAACTGTAGTAATGTAACACCTCCTTTTAAGCATTTTTCTACTTGTTCTGATAAACTATTGTTTTTGTTCCAAGTACGGTCTGTTACAGCATACAACAGTAAAGATTGGCTATCTAATTTCATAATTTGCCTCGTCTTTCAGAGCTTTTCCAGTAAGATTGTAAATTTCATCAATAAGATAATTACGGTAACTGGAATTTCCATTGTTGTTTTTTTTCATAGTATGGTAAGCTTTTTCTCCGCAAATGCCCATTGCGCATACACTGGCAGCAGCAGCTTCTAGGATGTTATCGGCATTAGCTGCCGCATAAGCTGTAGTCATTGCAGATAACATACAACCAGATCCTGTTATCTTTGACATCATAGGGTGGCCATTTTTGATAATATAAGCTTTTTCTTTACCTGCTACGATATCAATAGCTCCCGTAATGATAATAACAGCACCAGTATTTTGTGATAGAAGTTGTGCAAAATCAAGAATACTGTTGATATTGTCCATATTAATAGTATCTGCCGAATTGGCATCTACTCCTTTTGTTGTAGTGGTGCCTAAAGCCAAATTTTTTATTTCTGATATATTGCCTCGAATAATAGAAAATGAAATTTCTTTCAATAGAATATTAACAGTATCAGTTCGAAATTTTGAAGCTCCTATGCCAACAGGGTCAAGAACAACAGGATGATATAGTTGATTAGCTATTTTACCAGCTGAAATCATTGCTTCAATTGTATGTGCATTAAGTGTGCCAATGTTAATATTGAGGCCTGCACAGATTTTTGTAATTTCGGAGACTTCTTCAATAGCATCAGACATAATAGGTGATGCTCCACACGCAATTAAGATATTAGCACAGTCATTGACTGTCACATAGTTAGTAATATTATGGATTAATGGTGATTTTATTTTTATATTCTCGAGGATTTGATCAAACATAAAAATTTCTCCTAAAACTTATTGTATTTTCAGCAAAATAAAAACGGGAAACCATGATTGGTATTCCCGTTGTATATTTAATTTCTTTCCCTACGTTGGCATTACCCAAATCAGGTTAAGGGTCGAAGCAAAACAGCTTCCTCTCAGCTTAAGCTCCCCTAGACTATTTATTATATAGTAAAATAATAAATTTGTCAAATTTATTTTGCATTCTCTATCAATAAAAATGAATAATTAATATTTTTGTTGAAGCAAATGCCGAAAATCTTTTCCCTTATATTCAAATCTTTTAACTTTGCGTGTAGAATTTTTAATAAGTTCTTCAGTTCGTATTTCATATCCTCTAATCATTTGATACATATGTAATTTTTTGTTAATTTCCCGGATATGTTGGTCAATATGGGCATGTATTTCGGTGGGTTCACTTATTTGATTGGATTCCAGATATATAGAATCTAGTACTATCAATGCACATACAGTTTCTGCCAGATCATTAGCGCTTTGAGGCACTCCTAATACCAGCGATTCCAATATGTATGGGTCACTATTAATTAATTCTTCAATTTCTTCGGGGTAAACATTTTTTCCTCCGCTGG from Brevinema andersonii carries:
- the thiE gene encoding thiamine phosphate synthase, with protein sequence MKLDSQSLLLYAVTDRTWNKNNSLSEQVEKCLKGGVTLLQLREKHLDYETFLSEAQNIKKLCKKYRIPFIINDNVDIAIACNADGIHVGQEDTPADIIRSKIGNKILGVSVKTVEEALLAEKNGADYLGVGAVFPTSVKPDAIIITYSTLKDICQAVSIPVVAIGGISANNIRQLKGTGIDGVAVVAGIFGQPDITKATRNMLKLTQEIVIGGNS
- a CDS encoding glycosyltransferase family 2 protein, encoding MYPKISIIIPVYNTEEFLEECIHSCINQTLHDIEIIIINDNSPGNCREIVKKFQQLDSRIKFIDLPKNMGTLNTRIQGYKIAQGEFIQNVDSDDSLKPEACQIIYHKLTEFQADICHINPHLYLHPDKSQKAYNKIFTPQKCSLTQKKWIEKLLTKKLDNCMCFYIIKRSLINNLIPMLPENQHIILYEDLLQIFSLAFSISVNKIISIPDQLYWYRCNVGIMSKTLDIELFKKKIANTIQVTSTIINIFNKNIIESSPETSQKLHQYLFEISVAYFNIYFSMNKEEQIQIQQYIIKHGLQNEFIYWLTEINNNESLISDTATLSINEKRIIKLYRSIKNMICSSLPNKNIVIKIIRKKFLL
- the thiD gene encoding bifunctional hydroxymethylpyrimidine kinase/phosphomethylpyrimidine kinase codes for the protein MIKTVLTIAGSDCSGGAGIQADIKTITAHKMYAMSAITALTAQNTTGVYDIYPITADFVALQLDCIFKDIPPDAVKIGMVQSNEIIDIIVTKLKEYNAKNIVIDPVITSTSGSSLLCSQAIETIIKTLLPIANIITPNIAETETLAQLPVKNENDMILAAKKISALTSSPILIKGGHLKNKADDLLYIDGNYYWYRSEKINNPNTHGTGCTLSTAIACNLAKNMSLQQSIENAKNYITGALKSGLNIGKGLGPLNHVYSINIE
- the thiM gene encoding hydroxyethylthiazole kinase, which gives rise to MFDQILENIKIKSPLIHNITNYVTVNDCANILIACGASPIMSDAIEEVSEITKICAGLNINIGTLNAHTIEAMISAGKIANQLYHPVVLDPVGIGASKFRTDTVNILLKEISFSIIRGNISEIKNLALGTTTTKGVDANSADTINMDNINSILDFAQLLSQNTGAVIIITGAIDIVAGKEKAYIIKNGHPMMSKITGSGCMLSAMTTAYAAANADNILEAAAASVCAMGICGEKAYHTMKKNNNGNSSYRNYLIDEIYNLTGKALKDEANYEIR
- a CDS encoding glycosyltransferase family 32 protein, whose product is MGSLKVLHRIYFGFDNKQDIYLDYLETWKKELPNYQIKYWNTENLPMDLNEYTQALFKEKDHAFLSDYFRWWILREYGGIYLDGDIEVINGKKFNQLVEELEASQEYDAFIGLEFKTQGYTAHSMASKKNSELTNFMCKVYENMGVLRHWRRKKWFVAPLLVDLYFYEKGIAQENLGFIETDQPVIEGHVKIYPVDYFSPVVSYCANSINNFQAYSSNTCICHHFVGSWTLDLKIQKKRNIYFKDYLEAQTKKKPKIIRIFSKIIQFTIKTLKSIPQKIKTLWEI